The bacterium sequence CCGGGGAAAAGGGCGCCTGGTGGACATCACCCTATCATATCCCCGGGATAGGTTTATATGCGGGATTGAAGGCAACATATTAACTATGTTTCTGGTTTGTGGTCTCTGGTTTATGGTTTAATCCGTATGATCCGTGACTTCTGCCTTTTCCTGATTTTTATGACATGATAAAATTCTGTAACGTACGGAGGATTTGATGGAGGATACGACACTTTTAAGTATAATCACCAAGGGCGGGATTCTTATGATCCCGATCCTGATATGCTCTGTACTCGTGGTTGCGTTTGCTATTGAACGGTATCTTACCTATAAGAAACTGTCGATCAGAATCCCCCAGTTCATGATGAAGATACGGCATCCGCTGAATAACGGAGATGTTCTCACTGCCATCAATGAATGCACGATAGTGAAAGGGCCTGTTGCCAATGTTATCAGAGCCGGTCTCGAAAAAGCCAAACTCGGCCGTGAGCGAATGAGGGAGGCCATGGAGACCGCCGGCAATGCGGAAACCTATTACCTCGAAAAGAATCTGAATGTCATTGCCACACTTTCGGGAATTGCGCCCCTCATCGGATTTCTCGGTACGGTTACCGGTATGATCAAGGCCTTCATGAAAATCCAGCAGCTTGCCGGGAATGTCAATGCCGATGTACTGGCCGGAGGCATATGGGAAGCGATGGTCACAACCGCCGCCGGTCTGTCGGTCGGTATTCCGGCCATGATTATCTATAACTACTTTATCAACCGGGAGCGAGAATTCATATTCCAGATGGAGAGCGCGGCTGAAGAAGTGCTCGATATGGTGAAGAAAGTCCCGGGGTCACCGGAAAAGCCGAAAGCACCCGGTGAAACCCCCAAATCGGCGCCGGTCGATCCTTTTGACAGCGGCGAGAACATACGGCTTGCCGGCGGCGGATCCGTCGATAAGGGAGACGCATTCAGTTCGGAGAATTATAATCCCGAGGAGGTTTGATCCTTTGAAAATAAAGGCGCACAGGGAACCGTTGACCACGTTTAACACGATTTCCCTGACCGATATCATTTTTCTCCTGCTCGTGTTTTTCCTCCTCAGCTCGACATTTGTACTGCAGCCGGGAGTGAAGGTTCAACTGCCCACAACGACATCGAGCGATATTTCGAGCGAGAAGAGCGTGGTGTTGTCGCTGGCGAAAGACGGCACGGTTTACCTCAACGATAACCAGGTAAACAAGATCGAGCTCGGGGCACGGCTCAGGCAGATGGTGCTTGATGTGGGAAACCCCATCATTGTGCTCCGCGCCGACAAGGCAGTTACCATCGAGAGCCTTGTCGAGGTTATGGACATCGCAAAAGCTGCGGGCGGAGACCGTTTTGTCATCGCCACGACACAAAAGGAATGAAAAGACTGGCAGAAGGCACAAGGTATAAGGGACATGAGTGCAGGGAAAAGAGGAAAAAGAATAACCGATGAGGATGAATATCCGAACGGTGCGATGTATATCTCGGATCGACTGTACTTATGACATGGCAAGACCCGATTACGTTTACATAGAGCAGAAATACTTATAATCTCCGAGATAGTAGTCGGGGCATGATTTTTCTTTAACAGGCCTTTATAAATCGTAAATCGTACTTCGTAAATAACTTTCCGATTAAAAGTGAATATTTGAATGCGAAATGGTGATAGACGGGTGATGACCGGTGAATCAAGACGGAATTGAGTATTCGAAAAAAGCATATATATATTCGGTGCTGTTTCATGGCGCCCTGCTTCTTCTGATGTTGAACATCAAGGTTTTTTTCGAGGTTGAGCCGCCGCCGTTTTATGAGTTGAATCTCGGCGCGGTTTCACGGGAGCGGATGGAACAGATAATCAATGAAGCTCAGCGCACCGAGGAAGCCAGAAGGCTGCGTGACGAGGGACTCACTCCCCAAGAACGCGTCGAGGTCCCCAAGCGTAAAATGATAGAGATCGAGGAACCGACCATTTCCGTATCCACACAGAACCGTATTGAGTCTCAGGATATCATTACAAAAGCCGAAAAACAGAAAATCGAGGTTCAGGTCCCTGCTTTTAAACTGCCTGAAGGTGAAAAATTCACCATGGACCGTAAAGAGGTCTACGAGGGTTCCAGAATAACAGTCGGAGAACAACCCGGTGCAGGTATCGAAACGGGGACAATAGGCGCCGATGTGGCAAAATATACCATCGAAGGGGAAGCGAAGGAACGCACGGT is a genomic window containing:
- a CDS encoding MotA/TolQ/ExbB proton channel family protein encodes the protein MEDTTLLSIITKGGILMIPILICSVLVVAFAIERYLTYKKLSIRIPQFMMKIRHPLNNGDVLTAINECTIVKGPVANVIRAGLEKAKLGRERMREAMETAGNAETYYLEKNLNVIATLSGIAPLIGFLGTVTGMIKAFMKIQQLAGNVNADVLAGGIWEAMVTTAAGLSVGIPAMIIYNYFINREREFIFQMESAAEEVLDMVKKVPGSPEKPKAPGETPKSAPVDPFDSGENIRLAGGGSVDKGDAFSSENYNPEEV
- a CDS encoding biopolymer transporter ExbD yields the protein MKIKAHREPLTTFNTISLTDIIFLLLVFFLLSSTFVLQPGVKVQLPTTTSSDISSEKSVVLSLAKDGTVYLNDNQVNKIELGARLRQMVLDVGNPIIVLRADKAVTIESLVEVMDIAKAAGGDRFVIATTQKE